The Streptomyces halobius genomic interval GCACGCTTGGGCATCGACGTCGAGATTATCGAGCGCAACCCTGCCGACAAGGGCTTCGTCCCGCAGGCCAAGCGGTGGGTAGTGGAACGCGCCTACGGGATCTTGATGATGTACCGGCGCCTCGTACGCGAATACGACCACCGCCCCAAGAGCGCGGAATCCCGCGTGTACTGGGCGATGACCGACGTGATGACGCGCCGGCTGACCGGCACCCCTCACCTGGCGGGACGCATGACCGTCGCCGACGCCGCGAAGCCACTCCTGGAGCGGATCGATGAACGCGAGCAGGCCATAACCGACCAGGCCGAGCTGGTGCGGGCACAGATCGAAGAGCTCACCGCGCGGCTCGGTGAAGCCGACGAGCACCTCGAACACCTGCGGATCACCCGCAAGACGGTTCTCGCCCTCGCAGACGGACCCGCCCACGAACCGACGCTGCAGCCGGCGCCCGAACTGCCCGAACACCCCGCCTACCAGCAGATCATGGCCGTCTTCACCGACAGCGACGACCCTCTGCGGGCCCGCGACCTGTGCCCGGCCCTCGACCTGCCGATCGTGCCGAAGAACACCGA includes:
- a CDS encoding transposase, which encodes MLDTQSKHAAAGVPATTTGKDAAKKVPGRKLGLAVDVLGLVIAVTVAAASAHENQVGTRLLHKVAEQTSTVKKALVDQGFKTAVVAHGARLGIDVEIIERNPADKGFVPQAKRWVVERAYGILMMYRRLVREYDHRPKSAESRVYWAMTDVMTRRLTGTPHLAGRMTVADAAKPLLERIDEREQAITDQAELVRAQIEELTARLGEADEHLEHLRITRKTVLALADGPAHEPTLQPAPELPEHPAYQQIMAVFTDSDDPLRARDLCPALDLPIVPKNTEGIRSKLKRLVSRGILAEIEPGLFARPRP